In Zingiber officinale cultivar Zhangliang chromosome 6A, Zo_v1.1, whole genome shotgun sequence, a single genomic region encodes these proteins:
- the LOC121998356 gene encoding BEL1-like homeodomain protein 9, translated as MASSAADRFGGGGGGGGAGAGDEQLLLLHHHHHPQMYYHVPQYSRREKLRFPSAAAAEEEEASPASRSLLVLHEPGGAAAPIYSAGANSLTAFHSASTSPSYYHNNYGSVAQFDGHGALPVAPPSLQGQRRQIPTQGFSLSLSSSPSARPRSHFAGRPAPLGPFTGYAAVLNRSRFLQPARRLLEEACQVGPSQASADGGGSASRGACQQELLLDADPPPREPSLVDDHGMGDDVAGSGSEHQWKKTTLISMLDEVCRRYKQYYQQVQDVITSFESVAGLSSAAPYASIALKIMSKHFRCLKNIISDQLHQVNKSTKATVRREDISSFGLLNNTGFLQRPTNITDHAALAAQAQPHVWRPQRGLPERAVSVLRAWLFEHFLHPYPTDVDKHNLAKQTGLTRNQVSNWFINARVRLWKPMVEEIHSLDMRQKNKTSSHQPQPSSSNFPYSDVPSSGVNILPARVNVVSLTLGLQNDNGARFAGEPLPVSVASRFGLEECNDPYLVRAFGKDRLLHDFVG; from the exons ATGGCTTCTTCGGCGGCGGATCGgttcggcggcggcggcggcggcgggggaGCAGGAGCAGGGGATGAGCAGCTGCTGCTGCTGCACCACCACCACCATCCGCAGATGTACTATCACGTGCCGCAGTACAGCCGAAGGGAGAAGCTGCGGTTCCcttcggcggcggcggcggaggaggaaGAGGCGTCTCCGGCGTCGAGGTCTCTGCTTGTACTGCACGAGCCCGGCGGCGCGGCGGCGCCGATCTACTCGGCGGGAGCGAATTCTTTGACCGCCTTCCACTCCGCCTCCACGTCGCCCTCCTACTACCACAATAACTACGGCAGCGTCGCGCAATTCGACGGCCACGGTGCGCTCCCGGTCGCGCCGCCGTCGCTGCAGGGGCAGCGCCGCCAGATCCCCACGCAAGGCTTCTCCCTCTCGCTCTCATCCTCCCCCTCCGCGCGCCCGCGGAGCCACTTCGCTGGCCGGCCCGCCCCGCTCGGCCCCTTCACCGGCTACGCCGCCGTCCTCAACCGCTCCCGGTTCCTCCAGCCGGCGAGGAGGCTGCTCGAGGAGGCGTGCCAGGTGGGACCCAGCCAAGCCTCCGCCGACGGCGGAGGCAGCGCTAGCCGCGGCGCCTGCCAGCAGGAGTTGCTCCTGGATGCCGATCCGCCGCCGAGGGAGCCGTCGCTGGTGGACGATCACGGCATGGGAGATGACGTCGCCGGCTCTGGCTCGGAGCACCAGTGGAAGAAGACCACGCTCATCTCAATGTTGGACGAG GTCTGCAGAAGATACAAACAATACTATCAGCAAGTGCAAGATGTTATCACATCTTTTGAGTCAGTCGCGGGGTTGAGCTCCGCTGCTCCATACGCCTCGATTGCCCTCAAAATCATGTCCAAACACTTCCGATGCCTGAAGAACATCATCTCTGACCAACTCCACCAGGTGAACAAAAGCACCAAAGCCACTGTCCGAAGAGAAGACATCTCAAGCTTTGGTCTACTAAACAACACTGGATTCCTTCAAAGACCAACCAATATCACTGACCATGCTGCCTTGGCAGCTCAAGCTCAACCACACGTATGGCGGCCGCAAAGGGGGCTTCCGGAGCGAGCCGTCTCCGTCCTCCGGGCATGGCTCTTTGAGCACTTCTTGCATCC GTATCCCACTGATGTGGACAAGCATAACTTGGCAAAACAAACTGGTCTCACAAGAAACCAG GTCTCTAATTGGTTTATCAATGCACGAGTCCGTCTTTGGAAGCCAATGGTTGAGGAGATCCACTCGCTCGATATGCGTCAGAAGAACAAAACGAGCAGTCACCAGCCACAGCCGTCGTCCTCCAACTTCCCGTACTCCGATGTGCCTTCAAGTGGAGTGAACATTTTGCCGGCCCGGGTTAATGTCGTGTCACTCACCCTCGGCCTGCAGAACGACAATGGGGCTCGCTTTGCCGGGGAACCACTGCCGGTGAGTGTGGCGAGCCGGTTCGGGCTGGAGGAGTGCAATGACCCCTATTTGGTGAGAGCTTTTGGGAAGGATCGTTTGCTGCATGACTTCGTTGGGTGA
- the LOC121998360 gene encoding probable protein phosphatase 2C 68, producing MAEICKQATKVSSASIGETRLRRFRIVTAVGEDTGKKRHRVDPGCDYVENHGEDTRNGSTQRTRAALMESERTCRARDLESMVGDGRPRYGVTSVRGRRREMEDAVTVRLDFVHRHHFFGVYDGHGCSHVAESCRDRMHEMVVEEISASMPGKGLDWPAIMEISFARMDAEAVACCNGGSAPGTVVASCRCEMQTTKCDHVGSTAVVAVVESTRIVVANCGDSRAVLCRNGVPVPLSSDHKPDRPDELRRIEEAGGRVIYWDGARVLGVLAMSRAIGDSYLKPYVIAEPEVTVTERKEEDECLILGSDGLWDVVSNEMACEIARTCLRNSGPRARTAVAMREAEETGSDRACSDAALLLTKLALARRSTDNISVVVVDLRTRR from the exons ATGGCCGAGATCTGCAAGCAGGCGACGAAGGTCTCCTCGGCATCGATCGGTGAGACCAGGCTGCGGCGGTTCAGGATCGTCACTGCGGTGGGGGAGGATACGGGCAAGAAGCGGCATAGAGTGGATCCTGGTTGCGACTACGTTGAGAACCACGGAGAGGATACAAGGAATGGGTCGACACAGAGGACAAGAGCAGCATTGATGGAATCGGAGCGTACTTGCAGAGCTAGAGATTTGGAGTCGATGGTTGGGGATGGGCGTCCAAGGTATGGGGTGACATCGGTCCGCGGTCGGAGGAGGGAAATGGAGGACGCCGTTACTGTTCGCTTAGACTTCGTTCATCGACACCATTTCTTCGGCGTCTACGACGGTCATGGATGCTCGCAT GTGGCGGAATCATGCAGAGATCGGATGCATGAGATGGTGGTGGAGGAAATATCGGCATCGATGCCTGGGAAGGGTTTGGATTGGCCTGCCATCATGGAGATCAGCTTCGCGCGGATGGATGCGGAGGCTGTGGCCTGTTGCAACGGAGGGTCGGCGCCAGGCACAGTGGTGGCGTCCTGCCGGTGCGAGATGCAGACGACCAAGTGCGATCACGTCGGCTCCACCGCCGTGGTCGCGGTGGTGGAGTCGACAAGGATCGTCGTCGCCAACTGCGGCGACTCTCGTGCTGTGCTCTGCCGAAACGGCGTGCCCGTCCCTCTCTCGTCCGATCATAAG CCGGACCGACCCGACGAGCTGAGACGGATCGAGGAGGCCGGTGGTCGAGTCATCTACTGGGACGGCGCCAGAGTTTTGGGTGTCCTGGCCATGTCGCGAGCGATAG GCGATAGTTATCTGAAGCCGTACGTGATAGCGGAGCCGGAGGTGACGGTGAcggaaaggaaggaggaggacGAGTGTCTGATCCTGGGAAGCGACGGACTCTGGGACGTGGTGAGCAACGAAATGGCGTGCGAGATCGCGAGGACGTGCCTGCGGAACAGCGGCCCGAGGGCGAGGACCGCGGTGGCGATGAGGGAAGCGGAAGAAACGGGGTCGGACAGGGCATGTTCGGACGCGGCGCTTCTGTTGACGAAGCTAGCGTTGGCGCGGCGCAGCACGGACAACATCAGCGTCGTCGTCGTCGATCTCAGAACAAGACGCTGA